One window of the Shewanella litorisediminis genome contains the following:
- a CDS encoding porin, which produces MMNAFNKTLLVSALTAASLASAQAAEPVTVYGKLNVTVQSNDEAGDSETVVQSNASRLGVKGAFELSSSLEAFYTIEYEVDTGNDAKENFLARNQFVGLKGNFGALSVGRNDTMLKIAQGKVDQFNDLSGDLKSLFKGENRIEQTVTYLSPEFGGFKVGATYAAEGAKSQAGEDGFSLAAMYGDASLKKTAFYASVAYDSEVKGYDILRATVQAKLAGLVLGGMYQQEEKSVDGDSKTGYLVSAAYNIADVTLKGQFQDMEDKGDSWSIGADYKLGKPTKVFAFYTSRDMESADDTDNYIGVGIEHKF; this is translated from the coding sequence ATGATGAACGCTTTTAACAAAACTCTGCTTGTTTCCGCGCTGACCGCTGCTTCTTTGGCTTCTGCCCAAGCGGCTGAACCTGTAACTGTTTACGGCAAACTGAACGTAACAGTGCAGTCTAACGACGAAGCCGGTGATTCCGAAACTGTGGTACAGAGCAACGCCTCTCGTCTGGGTGTTAAAGGTGCTTTCGAACTGAGCTCTTCGCTCGAAGCCTTCTACACCATCGAGTATGAAGTGGATACCGGCAATGATGCCAAGGAAAACTTCCTGGCCCGTAACCAGTTTGTGGGTCTGAAAGGTAATTTCGGTGCGCTGTCTGTGGGTCGTAACGACACCATGCTGAAAATCGCCCAGGGTAAAGTTGACCAGTTCAACGACCTGTCAGGCGACCTTAAGAGCCTGTTCAAAGGTGAAAACCGTATCGAGCAGACTGTGACTTACCTGTCACCGGAGTTCGGTGGTTTCAAAGTGGGTGCTACCTACGCCGCTGAAGGTGCCAAGTCTCAGGCCGGTGAAGACGGTTTCTCTCTGGCCGCCATGTACGGTGATGCCAGCCTGAAGAAAACTGCTTTTTACGCTTCTGTGGCCTATGACAGCGAAGTAAAAGGTTACGACATCCTGCGTGCCACTGTTCAAGCCAAGCTGGCTGGCCTGGTATTGGGTGGTATGTACCAGCAGGAAGAGAAGTCTGTTGACGGTGACAGCAAGACAGGTTACCTGGTGAGCGCCGCTTACAACATCGCTGATGTGACCCTGAAAGGTCAGTTCCAGGACATGGAAGATAAAGGTGACTCCTGGTCTATCGGTGCTGACTACAAGCTGGGCAAGCCAACCAAGGTATTTGCCTTCTACACCAGCCGTGACATGGAGTCTGCCGATGACACCGACAACTACATCGGTGTGGGTATCGAACACAAGTTCTAA
- the purE gene encoding 5-(carboxyamino)imidazole ribonucleotide mutase, whose product MHALVAVVMGSKSDWPTMEAAAEIMDKLQVPYHVEVVSAHRTPDKLMDFAATAADKGFQVIIGGAGGAAHLPGMLASKTRLPVLGVPVQSKALNGMDSLLSIVQMPKGIAVGTLAIGTAGAFNAGLLACQILANNDAALAERLEAFRAEQTQSVLENPDPRDA is encoded by the coding sequence ATGCACGCCCTCGTTGCTGTCGTAATGGGTTCCAAGAGTGATTGGCCCACCATGGAAGCCGCCGCAGAGATCATGGATAAACTGCAGGTGCCTTACCATGTTGAGGTGGTTTCCGCCCACAGAACCCCGGACAAGTTAATGGACTTCGCCGCCACAGCAGCTGACAAAGGCTTTCAGGTGATCATCGGCGGTGCCGGTGGTGCCGCCCACCTGCCGGGCATGCTGGCTTCCAAGACCCGTCTGCCGGTACTCGGCGTACCCGTGCAGAGTAAGGCCCTGAACGGCATGGACTCCTTGCTCTCTATCGTGCAAATGCCAAAGGGCATTGCCGTGGGCACCCTCGCCATAGGTACTGCCGGTGCCTTTAACGCAGGTCTGCTGGCTTGCCAAATCCTCGCCAACAACGACGCTGCCCTCGCCGAGCGCCTTGAAGCCTTCCGCGCCGAGCAAACCCAGAGCGTACTGGAAAATCCGGACCCGAGGGACGCGTAA
- a CDS encoding SPFH domain-containing protein → MEESTISRARKAVSPKGILITLGAIGALAVLKSSILMTDAGYTYVHQNNITGALDVFTEPGIHVRMPFLSKITRYDQVITVSFGNNQGEAFYQRLPSLQVRFADTYTGQVPATFRFKLSHAPEQIIQMHREFRSNDNLIETMLIKNARNVTVITATQYTGEEFFQGGLNQFKAQLADQLSNGIYTTERRQVEVEQVDLVPVGFDQDDSNKLQSTKQLVWKTIPVTDKSGQPIRQDNPLSQYGVTVTQVTIGDPSPEDQLDKLLTDKKKLVAERIRTIQEQETSKAQAKTEQLRKEIQRTREVQDAQRAKELAVISEQKEVEIARQIAERELVEERKKKEIAALSKAKELEMAQANLEIQKANAAAASFEARAIRETGIAEAEVLAAKYKALGTYEKIYTAEMNRDVAKVLYQNLPKFKVEMPQNYIGGNGGMTSNLDVITGFSALGLMEKSQAPGNNAKQ, encoded by the coding sequence ATGGAAGAGTCCACAATTTCCCGCGCACGCAAAGCCGTCTCCCCCAAAGGTATTTTAATCACCCTCGGTGCCATAGGTGCCCTGGCCGTACTGAAAAGCTCGATATTGATGACGGATGCCGGTTACACCTATGTGCATCAAAACAACATCACCGGGGCACTGGATGTGTTTACCGAGCCGGGTATCCATGTGCGTATGCCGTTTTTGTCCAAGATAACCCGTTACGATCAGGTGATTACCGTTTCTTTTGGCAACAATCAGGGCGAGGCCTTTTATCAGCGCCTGCCGTCGCTGCAGGTGCGCTTTGCCGACACCTACACGGGTCAGGTACCGGCCACGTTCCGTTTTAAGTTGTCACACGCCCCCGAGCAAATTATCCAGATGCACAGGGAGTTTCGCTCCAACGACAACCTGATTGAAACCATGCTGATTAAAAACGCCCGCAACGTGACTGTGATAACCGCCACCCAGTACACGGGTGAAGAGTTTTTCCAGGGTGGGTTAAACCAGTTCAAGGCCCAGCTGGCGGATCAGCTCAGCAACGGGATCTACACCACAGAGCGCCGTCAGGTAGAAGTGGAACAGGTCGATTTGGTGCCCGTCGGCTTCGACCAGGACGATTCGAACAAGCTTCAGTCCACCAAGCAGCTGGTGTGGAAAACCATTCCCGTCACCGATAAGAGCGGCCAGCCAATACGTCAGGACAATCCACTGAGCCAGTATGGAGTGACCGTTACCCAGGTGACCATTGGCGACCCATCACCTGAAGATCAACTGGATAAATTGCTGACAGACAAAAAGAAACTGGTGGCCGAGCGCATCCGTACCATTCAGGAGCAGGAAACCTCCAAAGCCCAGGCCAAGACAGAGCAGCTGCGTAAAGAAATCCAGCGTACCCGCGAAGTGCAGGATGCCCAGCGCGCCAAGGAGCTGGCGGTAATCTCCGAGCAAAAGGAAGTGGAAATTGCCCGCCAGATTGCCGAGCGTGAGCTGGTGGAAGAGCGCAAGAAGAAAGAAATTGCCGCACTGTCCAAGGCCAAAGAGCTGGAAATGGCGCAGGCCAACCTGGAAATTCAAAAAGCCAACGCGGCCGCAGCCTCCTTTGAAGCCAGGGCTATCCGGGAAACGGGTATCGCCGAAGCCGAAGTTCTGGCGGCCAAATACAAGGCCCTGGGTACCTACGAGAAAATTTATACCGCCGAGATGAATCGCGATGTGGCCAAGGTGCTGTATCAGAATCTGCCCAAGTTCAAGGTGGAAATGCCGCAAAACTACATCGGTGGCAATGGGGGCATGACCTCGAATCTGGATGTGATAACGGGTTTCTCCGCATTGGGGCTGATGGAAAAAAGTCAGGCCCCTGGCAATAACGCCAAGCAATAA
- a CDS encoding PQQ-dependent sugar dehydrogenase, translating into MTLAKKGHATPYLSPALTTALAAALFMPWQAAAYSGAENQAVLDLIKLPTGFEIEVLHHGFKNYRQMAVTESGLLYVGSRKEGKVHYLPLPGSDAEKAGVRAGQLAMKFTMPSGIAYRDGKLYIADVGNLYRVDEAQSPGKAAPTLIYDKLPKDLHHGWKYLKFGPNGRLYIPIGAPCNICDAGKEYSKIISLDLETLTTRDEALGVRNSVGFDFAPTTGELWFTDNGRDMMGDDMPSDELNLLRSPGQHFGYPYVHQGDTLDPEFGAGKRVEDYEPPKANLGAHVASLGMTFYTGKQFPQKYQGGIFIAEHGSWNRSEKVGYRVRFAKLNGKEVEYLETFAEGWLQGDEVHGRPADVMMLPDGSLLVSDDGRDRLYRIRYTGRAGADKGN; encoded by the coding sequence ATGACATTGGCCAAAAAAGGACATGCCACCCCATACCTCTCGCCAGCACTGACGACCGCCTTAGCCGCCGCACTCTTCATGCCCTGGCAGGCAGCCGCCTACAGCGGCGCCGAAAATCAGGCGGTGCTCGACCTTATCAAGCTGCCCACAGGTTTTGAGATTGAGGTGCTGCACCATGGCTTTAAAAACTATCGACAGATGGCCGTGACTGAGTCGGGTCTTTTGTATGTGGGCTCACGTAAAGAAGGCAAGGTGCATTATCTGCCGCTGCCGGGCTCTGACGCTGAAAAGGCCGGAGTGCGCGCCGGGCAGCTTGCGATGAAATTCACCATGCCATCGGGCATTGCTTACCGGGACGGCAAACTCTATATCGCCGATGTGGGTAACCTCTACCGTGTGGATGAGGCCCAAAGCCCCGGCAAGGCCGCGCCGACCCTTATTTACGACAAGCTGCCCAAGGATTTACACCACGGTTGGAAGTACCTTAAATTTGGCCCCAATGGCCGCCTCTACATCCCCATCGGCGCCCCTTGCAACATCTGCGATGCGGGCAAAGAGTACAGCAAAATCATTAGCCTGGACCTGGAAACCCTGACCACCAGGGACGAAGCCCTCGGCGTACGTAACAGCGTCGGCTTCGACTTTGCCCCCACCACCGGCGAGCTGTGGTTTACCGACAATGGCCGCGACATGATGGGGGATGATATGCCCTCCGATGAGTTGAATCTGCTCAGAAGCCCGGGCCAGCACTTCGGTTACCCCTATGTGCATCAGGGTGACACCCTGGATCCCGAGTTTGGCGCAGGCAAACGTGTCGAAGACTATGAGCCTCCCAAGGCGAATCTGGGTGCCCATGTGGCCAGTCTCGGCATGACCTTCTATACCGGAAAACAGTTTCCACAAAAGTATCAGGGCGGCATCTTTATCGCAGAGCATGGCTCCTGGAACCGAAGTGAAAAAGTGGGTTACCGGGTACGTTTTGCCAAGCTTAACGGCAAGGAAGTAGAGTACCTGGAAACCTTTGCTGAAGGCTGGTTGCAGGGCGACGAGGTCCATGGCCGCCCCGCCGATGTGATGATGCTGCCGGACGGCAGCTTGCTGGTCAGCGACGATGGCCGGGACCGGCTTTATCGCATCCGTTACACAGGCCGGGCGGGCGCTGATAAAGGCAACTGA
- the rdgC gene encoding recombination-associated protein RdgC gives MWFKNLTLYRFNKPINIDAESLEKALADFTFSPCSSQDVSKFGFSKALGKHGSALVHSANNRHLICATKEEKILPGQVIKEALEEKVGQLEDEENRKLTKKEKDALKDEITTSLLPRAFSRRSQIHALILPEIDMILVDSSSATKAEELLALLRKAMGSLPVIPVSFNVPVEHTMTEWLKAGEATAPFIMQDEAELKSAAEEGGIVRFKQQVLTEDEVLAHLETGKEVHKLALHFGQSIALLLQSDASLKRLKFSEEFRAGNDDLGNDDPMARLDADFALMGSELVALMHALVEALGGLPKDE, from the coding sequence ATGTGGTTTAAAAATCTCACCCTGTATCGTTTTAACAAGCCAATCAACATCGACGCCGAGTCGCTGGAAAAGGCCCTGGCAGACTTTACCTTCAGCCCTTGCTCCAGCCAGGACGTGAGTAAGTTCGGGTTTTCAAAAGCGCTTGGTAAACACGGCAGCGCTTTGGTGCACAGCGCCAACAACCGTCATCTGATCTGTGCCACCAAAGAAGAAAAGATTCTGCCCGGTCAGGTCATCAAAGAAGCCCTGGAAGAAAAAGTGGGGCAGCTTGAGGATGAAGAAAACCGCAAGCTGACCAAGAAAGAAAAAGATGCATTAAAAGACGAAATCACCACCAGCTTGCTGCCACGGGCGTTTTCCCGTCGCAGTCAAATCCATGCGCTGATTTTGCCTGAAATCGACATGATCCTGGTGGACAGCTCCAGTGCCACCAAGGCTGAAGAGCTGCTGGCGTTGCTGCGTAAGGCCATGGGCTCGCTGCCAGTGATCCCTGTGTCGTTCAACGTACCGGTTGAGCACACCATGACCGAGTGGCTCAAGGCCGGTGAAGCTACTGCGCCCTTTATCATGCAGGATGAGGCAGAGCTTAAATCGGCTGCCGAAGAAGGTGGCATTGTGCGCTTCAAGCAGCAGGTGTTAACCGAAGATGAGGTGCTGGCTCACCTGGAAACCGGTAAAGAAGTCCACAAGTTGGCACTGCATTTCGGCCAGTCCATCGCCCTCTTGCTGCAATCCGATGCCAGCCTCAAGCGTCTTAAGTTCTCAGAGGAGTTCCGCGCCGGCAATGACGACCTGGGCAACGATGACCCCATGGCCCGTCTCGATGCCGATTTCGCCCTCATGGGCAGCGAGCTGGTCGCACTGATGCATGCGCTGGTTGAGGCATTGGGCGGCCTGCCCAAAGACGAGTAA
- a CDS encoding sigma-70 family RNA polymerase sigma factor, whose amino-acid sequence MTATQSISLVGSEDDELLMQRYAAGDIQAFETLYRRHKGGLYRYFLRQIGDSQLAEDLYQETWGRVIKAAPAYEISAKFTTWLYRIAHNLLIDHVRAVKPLNDADSLDEDGMVLADTQTPVRNHEHELRVQALKHCVGLLPQVQKEAFLLSSEMGFTALMISEIASVSLEATKSRIRYAYQSLKTCIAKRLGEDSDER is encoded by the coding sequence ATGACAGCAACTCAATCCATTTCATTGGTGGGGTCAGAGGATGACGAACTGCTGATGCAGCGTTATGCCGCCGGGGACATTCAGGCCTTCGAGACCCTCTATCGTCGACACAAGGGCGGGTTGTACCGCTATTTTTTACGCCAGATTGGTGACAGCCAATTGGCCGAAGATCTCTATCAGGAAACCTGGGGAAGGGTGATTAAGGCTGCGCCCGCCTATGAAATCAGCGCCAAGTTTACCACCTGGTTATACCGTATCGCCCATAACCTGCTTATCGACCATGTGCGCGCCGTTAAACCTCTGAACGACGCTGATTCACTGGATGAAGACGGAATGGTGCTCGCAGACACCCAGACTCCAGTGCGAAACCATGAGCATGAACTCAGGGTACAGGCCCTGAAACACTGTGTAGGCCTCTTGCCACAGGTGCAAAAAGAAGCTTTTTTGCTCTCCAGTGAAATGGGGTTTACTGCGCTGATGATAAGTGAAATTGCCTCTGTGTCCTTGGAAGCGACCAAAAGCCGTATTCGTTACGCCTATCAGAGCCTCAAAACCTGCATTGCCAAGCGATTGGGGGAGGATAGCGATGAAAGATAG
- a CDS encoding substrate-binding periplasmic protein: protein MQAVRVGLLLLLFSWPPLSALAQTCQTPLHVAYNDWPPYSWSDEGGEPLGLDIDLLKAFARRAGCMLEFDKMPARRSHQLMHLGKVDIMMGASKTVEREEYAHFSVPYRLEQVGLFSIDNGAVSPLVSWQQVLDSDLKLLVPQAGWYGEAYESSKRSLAMRNQLVESPDLLKSVQMLSRGRAELAIGDALALPFIASQQEKVHLFRHPLRLTESDIHLMFSRFTFDEARVRAFDDAIRGAAQDGEIAALLLKWEQISLSRIEGVSQQLKGSDDSIWILAD from the coding sequence ATGCAGGCAGTGAGAGTCGGACTGTTGCTGTTGCTGTTTTCCTGGCCCCCGCTGTCGGCCCTGGCACAGACTTGCCAAACGCCACTGCACGTGGCCTATAACGATTGGCCTCCTTATTCCTGGTCCGATGAAGGCGGTGAGCCTCTGGGGCTGGATATTGATCTCTTGAAGGCCTTTGCCCGCCGCGCCGGTTGCATGCTGGAATTTGATAAAATGCCGGCCCGCCGCTCCCATCAACTGATGCACCTGGGGAAGGTGGATATTATGATGGGTGCCAGTAAGACGGTCGAGCGGGAGGAATATGCCCACTTTTCCGTGCCTTATCGATTGGAGCAAGTAGGGCTTTTCAGCATAGATAATGGCGCCGTTTCACCGCTTGTCAGCTGGCAGCAGGTGCTCGACAGTGACCTCAAGCTGCTGGTGCCCCAGGCGGGGTGGTACGGTGAAGCCTATGAGAGTTCAAAACGCAGTCTGGCGATGCGCAATCAGCTGGTTGAAAGCCCTGATCTGCTAAAGAGTGTTCAAATGCTGTCACGGGGCCGTGCTGAGCTTGCCATTGGTGATGCACTGGCGTTGCCCTTTATTGCCAGCCAGCAAGAGAAAGTCCATCTGTTTCGCCATCCCCTTAGGCTCACTGAAAGCGACATCCACTTGATGTTCAGCCGCTTCACCTTTGATGAAGCCAGGGTCAGGGCCTTCGATGATGCCATTCGCGGTGCGGCCCAGGATGGTGAGATCGCCGCCCTGCTCCTGAAATGGGAGCAAATTTCTTTAAGCCGTATCGAAGGCGTTTCACAACAGCTTAAAGGCTCGGATGACTCTATCTGGATCCTGGCTGACTGA
- a CDS encoding HD-GYP domain-containing protein produces MSKLSRDEYPTDLAHWRQIIFRRLFGAMAIICVPVYITSVYLCVKQGLWSMVVVDTLAYLTLIALLLFPELEDKQRYLMGSLLCYGIGVAFIWSIGPTGAGFFWLFMFPLIGTLLLGRRIGIYCLMLTALTLTAMGLGFTAGWLPWPELPDYSLEIYLVVVLNFLTINVMLCLATGFLTDKLSDSLERTHASRRATVLGLARLSGFKDSDSARHLNRIARASELLTQALLRSPHRPDELTPEFAENIGLSATLHDIGMIGVADSLQSKQLTMTPAMETERYKHTLIGDRLLGELLREAPDCVLLAMARDIAAYHHERWDGEGFPGKLKGKSIPLAARVVALIDTVDDLLCHPDPRFRMTYEQALTHIKGLKGSILDPLLVDTFLTEPAMREIWH; encoded by the coding sequence ATGTCCAAACTTTCAAGGGATGAATATCCAACGGACCTCGCCCATTGGCGTCAGATTATCTTCCGTCGCCTGTTCGGTGCCATGGCCATCATTTGTGTTCCTGTTTATATCACCAGCGTGTATCTGTGTGTGAAACAGGGTCTGTGGTCCATGGTCGTGGTAGACACCCTCGCGTACCTGACACTGATTGCACTGCTGCTGTTTCCCGAACTGGAAGATAAGCAGCGTTATCTGATGGGCAGCCTGCTTTGTTACGGGATAGGGGTCGCCTTTATCTGGTCCATTGGCCCCACAGGTGCGGGCTTTTTTTGGCTATTTATGTTCCCGCTGATTGGGACCCTGCTGCTTGGGCGACGAATCGGCATTTATTGTCTGATGTTAACCGCCCTCACACTGACCGCCATGGGTCTGGGTTTTACGGCCGGGTGGCTACCCTGGCCAGAATTGCCCGACTACAGTCTGGAAATATATCTGGTGGTGGTGCTTAACTTTTTGACTATCAACGTGATGTTATGCCTGGCCACAGGATTTCTTACCGACAAACTATCTGATTCCCTTGAGCGGACCCATGCATCGCGCCGGGCAACAGTACTTGGCCTGGCACGGCTTTCCGGCTTCAAGGATTCAGACTCGGCCAGGCATCTGAATCGTATCGCCAGAGCCAGTGAGCTGTTAACCCAGGCACTGCTGAGATCGCCCCATCGACCAGACGAATTAACCCCGGAATTCGCGGAGAATATTGGCCTCAGCGCCACCTTGCATGACATAGGCATGATAGGGGTGGCCGACAGCCTGCAAAGCAAGCAGCTCACCATGACACCGGCCATGGAAACCGAACGCTATAAACACACGCTTATCGGTGACCGATTGCTTGGGGAGCTGTTGCGTGAAGCCCCTGACTGCGTGCTGCTTGCGATGGCAAGAGACATAGCAGCCTACCACCATGAGCGTTGGGATGGAGAAGGTTTCCCCGGTAAACTCAAGGGTAAATCCATTCCCCTTGCAGCCCGGGTCGTCGCACTGATAGATACGGTGGATGACTTACTCTGCCATCCTGACCCCAGATTCAGAATGACCTATGAACAGGCTCTCACCCACATTAAAGGACTCAAGGGCAGTATTCTCGACCCGCTGCTGGTTGACACGTTTCTGACCGAACCGGCGATGCGCGAAATATGGCACTGA
- the phoB gene encoding phosphate regulon transcriptional regulator PhoB has translation MTARILIVEDELAIREMLTFVMEQHGFTTSVAEDFDSALGQLQEPYPDLILLDWMFPGGSGIQLAKRLKQDEFTRQIPVIMLTARGEEEDKVKGLEVGADDYITKPFSPKELVARIKAVLRRAAPTRLEETIDVQGLTLDPVSHRVTAGDTVLDMGPTEFRLLHFFMTHPERVYSREQLLDNVWGTNVYVEDRTVDVHIRRLRKAVEPSGHDRLIQTVRGAGYRFSTRV, from the coding sequence ATGACTGCAAGGATTTTGATTGTTGAAGATGAGTTGGCCATCCGCGAGATGCTGACATTCGTGATGGAACAACACGGTTTCACGACCTCGGTTGCCGAAGATTTTGATTCGGCATTGGGACAGCTTCAGGAACCCTATCCGGACCTTATCCTGTTGGACTGGATGTTTCCGGGGGGCAGTGGTATCCAGCTCGCCAAACGCCTCAAGCAGGACGAGTTTACCCGCCAGATCCCTGTCATCATGCTCACCGCACGAGGTGAGGAAGAAGACAAGGTCAAGGGCCTGGAAGTGGGTGCCGACGACTATATCACCAAGCCCTTCTCACCCAAGGAGCTGGTGGCCCGCATCAAGGCTGTATTGCGCCGCGCTGCGCCAACCCGCCTTGAAGAAACCATCGACGTACAGGGATTGACCCTGGATCCTGTCAGCCATCGCGTCACAGCCGGTGACACTGTGCTGGACATGGGCCCCACCGAGTTTCGTCTGCTGCACTTCTTTATGACTCACCCAGAGCGTGTCTACAGCCGTGAACAGCTGCTGGACAATGTCTGGGGTACCAATGTGTATGTGGAAGACAGAACCGTAGACGTGCACATTCGCCGTTTGCGCAAGGCCGTTGAGCCTTCGGGGCACGACCGCCTTATTCAAACCGTCCGCGGTGCAGGATACCGTTTTTCCACTCGGGTTTAG
- the dauA gene encoding C4-dicarboxylic acid transporter DauA, whose translation MPHRHHLTSLIPAFALRQSLLGERYSRADLLADLLAGITVGVIAIPLAMALAIASGVAPQYGLYTAIVAGIIIAISGGSKLSVSGPTAAFVVLLAPISAQYGLGGLLLATVMSGVILLLMSLMRLGRLIQYIPEPVTLGFTGGIAIVIAMLQIKDIFALPIATLPEDFWHKLTTLTQAMPQSQWPSILVAAITLSVLVFWPRFTQKMPPHLPAILAGTLCALALAGFGFDVETIGSRFSFTLNDGTLVAGFPSVLPSFLLPWEMPGMGGEPLTLNWQLIQNLLPAAMAIAMLGAIESLLCAVVVDGMTGNRHSANSELFGQGLGNLIAPFFGAIPATAAIARSAANVRAGAKSPLAAVFHAVTVLLALVLLAPILAYIPMATMAALLLVVAWHMSEAKKSLHLIRRAHVSDVAVLLTCLMLTVAFDMVIAIGVGIVLASLLLMGQLAASTRLVALESSGNTDSPSVEAFRIDGPLFFAAADNLFSELMHRQNGAPILVLDWQNVSLLDAGGVSALERTVAWAQKQGHEIRIVSVPFQALRTLVKAGVQEKPGVLSFYPDMSTALKDTVSNTV comes from the coding sequence ATGCCACATCGCCATCACCTGACTTCGCTTATTCCGGCATTTGCCCTGCGCCAGAGTCTGCTGGGAGAACGCTATTCCCGTGCCGATTTATTGGCTGATTTACTCGCTGGTATCACAGTGGGTGTTATTGCGATTCCTCTTGCCATGGCGCTCGCCATCGCCAGTGGTGTCGCCCCCCAATATGGTCTCTACACGGCCATTGTCGCCGGTATCATCATCGCCATCAGTGGCGGCTCAAAGCTGTCCGTATCAGGGCCGACCGCCGCCTTTGTGGTGCTGCTCGCCCCCATTTCTGCCCAGTATGGTCTCGGTGGCTTACTGCTGGCGACCGTGATGTCCGGCGTCATCTTATTGCTGATGTCCCTGATGCGCCTTGGCAGGCTTATTCAATACATCCCCGAGCCTGTGACACTCGGTTTTACCGGCGGCATTGCCATTGTCATCGCTATGTTGCAGATAAAGGATATTTTTGCCCTGCCCATTGCGACGCTTCCCGAGGATTTCTGGCACAAGCTCACCACCCTGACCCAAGCCATGCCCCAATCCCAGTGGCCCAGTATTCTGGTCGCTGCTATCACACTGTCGGTATTGGTGTTCTGGCCCAGATTCACCCAAAAAATGCCGCCACACCTGCCTGCCATACTGGCGGGCACACTCTGCGCCCTGGCGCTTGCCGGCTTTGGATTCGACGTAGAGACCATAGGCTCCCGTTTCTCCTTTACCCTGAATGATGGCACCCTGGTGGCGGGGTTCCCTTCGGTACTGCCATCCTTTCTATTGCCATGGGAAATGCCGGGAATGGGGGGAGAGCCGCTGACGCTCAACTGGCAACTCATCCAGAATCTGCTGCCTGCTGCCATGGCCATCGCCATGCTGGGCGCCATTGAATCCTTGCTCTGCGCCGTGGTGGTGGATGGCATGACAGGTAATCGCCACAGCGCCAACAGCGAGCTCTTTGGCCAGGGGCTTGGCAACCTTATTGCGCCCTTTTTCGGTGCCATACCGGCAACCGCCGCCATTGCACGCAGCGCCGCCAACGTGCGCGCCGGCGCCAAAAGTCCCTTGGCTGCGGTGTTCCATGCAGTCACTGTGCTGCTGGCGCTGGTATTATTGGCCCCCATATTGGCATACATCCCCATGGCAACCATGGCCGCCTTGCTGTTAGTGGTGGCCTGGCACATGAGCGAGGCCAAAAAGAGTCTTCACCTTATCCGCAGAGCCCATGTGTCGGATGTGGCTGTGCTGCTGACCTGCCTGATGCTCACGGTTGCCTTCGATATGGTGATTGCCATCGGCGTTGGCATAGTGTTGGCGTCGTTGCTGCTGATGGGACAGCTTGCGGCGTCTACCCGTCTGGTCGCGCTGGAAAGCAGCGGTAATACTGATAGCCCCAGTGTTGAAGCCTTCCGTATCGATGGCCCGCTGTTTTTTGCCGCCGCCGATAACCTCTTCAGTGAACTGATGCACCGACAGAATGGCGCGCCCATCCTGGTGCTCGACTGGCAGAATGTGTCGCTTTTGGACGCGGGAGGCGTCAGTGCGCTCGAGCGAACCGTAGCCTGGGCGCAAAAGCAGGGGCATGAAATCCGCATCGTCTCAGTGCCTTTTCAGGCGCTGAGAACCCTGGTCAAGGCCGGAGTCCAGGAGAAACCCGGCGTACTCTCCTTCTACCCGGACATGTCGACCGCCTTGAAGGATACTGTCAGCAATACGGTTTAA